From Medicago truncatula cultivar Jemalong A17 chromosome 7, MtrunA17r5.0-ANR, whole genome shotgun sequence, a single genomic window includes:
- the LOC11431896 gene encoding uncharacterized protein encodes MALMFSSHNLPLHLNYNKTPSAFQSQIIPSSKPNIHFLQFPSIQCSSSSNNKTSSNINLRTCKNCKTQFDPQLNHPLACRFHTAHFGGETKRKFESVHEGGTMNTPGSGKVLQYWHCCGSEDPFDIGCTASPHSSYDD; translated from the exons ATGGCTCTAATGTTTTCTTCTCACAATCTTCCTCTCCATCTTAATTATAACAAAACCCCTTCTGCTTTTCAATCTCAAATCATACCTTCATCAAAACCCAACATACACTTCCTCCAATTCCCATCAATTCAGTGTTCCTCAAGTTCCAACAACAAAACCAGCAGCAACATCAACCTCAGAACTTGCAAGAACTGCAAAACCCAATTTGACCCTCAACTCAACCACCCTCTTGCTTGTCGATTTCATACTGCCCATTTTGGAG GAGAAACTAAGAGAAAGTTTGAAAGTGTGCATGAAGGGGGAACCATGAACACTCCTGGCTCTGGCAAAGTTCTTCAGTATTGGCATTGTTGTGGATCTGAAGATCCATTTGATATCGGTTGCACCGCTTCTCCTCACTCCTCATATGATGACTGA
- the LOC11436233 gene encoding ATP-dependent Clp protease proteolytic subunit 3, chloroplastic, translating into MEVSLVASTCLPLTFNSNKKTLLNHNNNIFHSQIPFSTKQRTTIVNSSIRPTLSSNWLVSHDLSAKTASPWLPKFEELDTTNMLLRQRIVFLGSQVDDMTADFVISQLLFLDADDPTKDIKLFINSPGGSVTAGMGVYDAMKLCKADVSTVCLGLAASMGAFLLAAGTKGKRYCMPNSRVMIHQPLGSAGGKATEMSIRARELMYHKIKINKILSRITGKPEEQIELDTDRDNFMNPWEAKEYGLIDDVIDDGKPGLVAPITDAAPPPKTMLKNIWEIEGNSKGKKKLPSEETSTAV; encoded by the exons atggaagTGAGTTTAGTAGCCTCAACATGTTTGCCACTAACCTTCAACTCCAACAAGAAGACATTGTTAAACCATAACAATAACATTTTCCACTCTCAAATTCCATTTTCAACCAAACAAAGAACAACTATCGTTAACTCCTCTATCAGACCCACTTTATCCTCTAACTGGCTTGTTTCCCATGATTTATCTGCCAAAACCGCTTCTCCATGGCTTCCCAAATTCGAAGAGCTTGATACTACCAACATGCTTCTCCGTCAAAGAATTGTTTTCTTGGGTTCTCAG GTGGATGATATGACTGCAGATTTTGTGATTAGTCAGCTTTTGTTTTTGGATGCTGATGATCCTACCAAAGATATCAAGTTGTTTATTAATTCACCTGGTGGTTCTGTTACTGCTG GAATGGGAGTTTATGATGCCATGAAGTTATGCAAGGCAGACGTGTCAACCGTTTGCCTTGGACTTGCAGCATCCATGGGTGCATTTCTCCTCGCTGCTGGTACAAAGGGGAAGAGGTATTGTATGCCGAATTCCAGAGTTATGATTCATCAACCGCTCGGGTCTGCTGGTGGAAAA GCTACAGAAATGAGCATCCGTGCGAGAGAGTTGATGTATCACAAGATTAAGATAAACAAGATACTATCAAGAATTACAGGAAAACCTGAAGAGCAG ATTGAATTGGACACGGATCGTGATAATTTTATGAATCCATGGGAAGCGAAAGAATACGGTTTGATTGATGATGTTATTGATGACGGAAAACCAGGACTAGTTGCTCCAATTACAGATGCAGCGCCACCTCCAAAAACTATGTTAAAGAATATATGGGAAATTGAAGGAAACTCAAAAGGTAAGAAGAAACTCCCCTCAGAGGAAACATCAACTGCTGTATGA